In Onychostoma macrolepis isolate SWU-2019 chromosome 12, ASM1243209v1, whole genome shotgun sequence, a single window of DNA contains:
- the LOC131551374 gene encoding cadherin-18 isoform X3: MSSTPFLSSRLQYGVYFISPSGTQYSTASIIARRRRFHRLTQELYELPVVVWDDGEPILSSTSTLTLRVCSCQKGTRLKICQGEAFLSSAGLSTGALIAILLCVLILLAIVILFITLRRSKKEPLIISEEDIRENVVTYDDEGGGEEDTEAFDIIALRNPAAAEELKFRRDVRPECIRPWSSRRPACGRLSPSSLDIDEEMDVGEFIKQRVAEADQDTSIPPYDSLQTYAYEGQGSPAGSISSLGSAGAHSELDYNSLDNWGPKFEKIAELYGEEVETASESTEKAESEKQT, encoded by the exons ACAGCACTGCCAGCATCATCGCCAGACGGCGGCGGTTCCACAGACTGACCCAGGAACTGTACGAGCTCCCGGTGGTGGTGTGGGATGACGGGGAACCCATCCTGAGCAGCACCAGTACCCTCACCCTCAGGGTGTGTTCCTGCCAGAAAGGCACCAGATTGAAGATCTGCCAGGGAGAAGCGTTCCTCTCCTCCGCAGGGCTCAGCACGGGCGCTCTCATAGCCATACTGCTCTGTGTGCTGATTTTACTGG CCATTGTGATTCTCTTCATTACTCTGCGACGAAGCAAAAAGGAGCCGCTGATCATCTCAGAGGAGGACATTCGTGAGAATGTGGTGACGTATGACGATGAAGGAGGTGGAGAGGAGGACACCGAGGCCTTCGACATCATCGCCCTCCGGAACCCAGCCGCCGCTGAGGAACTCAAGTTCCGTCGGGACGTCCGGCCCGAGTGCATCCGGCCGTGGTCATCACGGAGACCGGCTTGCGGCCGTCTCAGCCCCTCGTCCCTGGACATCGATGAGGAAATGGACGTTGGGGAGTTTATCAAACAGAGAGTGGCCGAGGCGGATCAGGATACTAGCATACCGCCCTACGATTCTTTACAGACCTACGCCTACGAGGGTCAAGGGTCACCAGCAGGCTCCATCAGCTCGCTCGGGTCAGCTGGAGCGCATTCCGAACTGGACTACAACTCCCTGGACAACTGGGGTCCAAAATTTGAGAAAATAGCAGAGCTTTACGGAGAGGAAGTTGAAACGGCGTCCGAATCCACTGAAAAGGCAGAGTCGGAGAAGCAGACATAA